The sequence below is a genomic window from Marmota flaviventris isolate mMarFla1 chromosome 9, mMarFla1.hap1, whole genome shotgun sequence.
AACATGATTTCATTTGTACTGTGGTCTCAAGCTACATCCTGGTTCTGTTTTCAGATATATCAGTGAGAGTAACATGACTTCATTTTCTAGAAATTCCTCTTGTGAATGGTACTGACAGTTCAGACAAAGAAGCAGGTGTTCTTCCTCCAAGTATTACTGTCTTAATGACCCCTAagcaattccaagtaccaaatgaAAGGCACCATAGTAGGTaagtacaatttttttatataagtaCTGTACAATGTGTCATCTCAGCTTGCTTGGATGATGAAATTGTCAGGTAATTGTcctattttattgaatttctctAGAGAAATGAGGTCTGATATGGGATTAGTTTACCTAGAACACAGTATATTCGTAGAAATATATCTCAGTCAGActtgtgtggcaaaaattttctttttagttccaACTCAGGTAACTTAACCAAGGCTTCTAATTACAACTCAGTAAGCTAAGTAACAACTGAAGCATTACATTTATgaatagttttcattttctggCTTTATTTCCTGATGTACTCATGACAGGTAAATAGGGTTAGTCTCTAGGGTCAGTTCTAATCAATTGCTTTTGGATATGAAAAGGATTCTGGGAGTGCTCAGCTAGGGTCTTCAGGAAGTAGGGTCAAAAGAGCTTAGCTTTGACTCATAAAGCAGGGAAAACAGTGTTGTAGCAAAAGTGCTTACAACATCCCTACCTGGCATAGACCATACTTACACTGCTAAGTCAGAGAAGAGTAATGATATGCCTACATGTATTACTAGATATGACATGGTACATCCAATgctgataattgccattcagtTCTCTAAATACAAGCAGAAGAGACCCCCTTCCCACCATGGATTCTTTCTCTAGCAGTTGGCTAATctgaaaataataacagaaatggATTCTATTAAGCCATTGCTTAGTAACCAGTTGTTTGATTAAATTCAGCTGGCTTTTCATACCAGTGCAGATATAGCTTAAATATCCttgcagtgaattttttttttcaggagttaCTTTAATTTCTAATCAAACTCTGAAGGGCACTTTGAGCTTTGGAAAATTCTATAACCCTATAGAATTACCTTGTTCTTTCCTGGGACCAATTAACTGGGCAGATTCTTTGCATTCAGTTTGATGCTTATTAGTTTCTGCATTTTAGCTAAAGTTTCATTTTGTCTCCCAGCAGTTGGAAATCTATCTCCTTGTATAACAGAAACCAAGTATGAGCCCGGGGCACACTGAGCTATACAGACCTTGGCGCCAGTCCCCAAATATTGATGTGAGAATATCCCAGTTTCACTCTTCTCTCTTTCATAAACCGTGAAAGGAAGTGAAGGAAGCGTGCCAGGTTGTTATTCAACTCTAGTGTTTAATCAAGCATTACCTGGGCACTTCTGAAACTCTCTAGCTTCTAAATTGAGAATAAAAGCAATGAGAACACAGGATGGAAACTACTTCACTGAGGAGGCTCCCAGAATTACTTGGGATCACATGGCCATTTTCAGATAGGCCCTAGTGACTCCCCAAATTCCTGAAAGTCAGCAAGAAACCTGACCTTAGCCCTGGTGATTATTTCTAAGGGAACACTCCACAACACACACTCCTTCACTTTGTGTTAAGTGTGACTTTTTAGAAAACCAATTTCAGTGCACTACAGGCAGGTAAATACCCTCACTGCTGATCCCACTACATTTTCTCTCTTTAGTTTTGTCATATACAAAAGGGGCAGACTagtttgggaaagaaaaatatgctTATGATTTAGAACAATGTGGGGCCGGCCCAGGCCCAGAGAAACAGGTGAAAAGACTGACTCATTCCAGTGTCCTCACACGCATAGAGGGCACCTGGCATGTGTCAGAAATTCCTTATACAACTCAGGAAGTTATCAAAATCCCTGTCCTTTTCTTCACATAAGGCAAGAAATGAATGCCCTTGTTTTGCTGTTGAGAACTGGCTTACCCCAAAGAGAAAACGACCAACCTATGAAAACTGGAGggttggactttttttttttttttttttttaaaggcttgaATGAGGTGATATCCTGCTGTGTGGGGCTGAGGAGCAGGTCGGTCAGGTTCTTGGGTGCTCTATTACACAAGCAAGACCATTCCAGCCAGCCCCGCCTAACTTCGTTTCTTTGGCACCCTTTCCCTCAGTGTAGCACAGTCACACTTAACCCATCTGTTTTCTCTCATGCACCTCAGATTCTTTCCAGTCAGGACAACTTTGGTATTTGAGTTCCCGTCTGTAAACACATCCTAGTCCTGAAGGTAAGTGTATGTTTGCTGTTTTACTTAGGGCTGTCTCTCTCACTTATTGATCAAAGAGAATCAAAGTGGCCTCAACCTGTGACAGGACAGTTCTGCAAGTAGCTACAGAGACCCTGGTAAAAACAGGTAGTTGTTCATCAGATAATTACCTTGTAAATTAGGATTTGCACTGTTAAGTGAGTTAACTTGAAGAATTATTGCCGAAGTTGCCAGATGATGAAACCAGCAGAAGAGTTAAATGAAAGACTTATTTAAGCGTAAGCAACTACAATATAAAATTTCCTTCAGTCAGAACTCAAGTCTCAAAATAtgtaaaggtataaaaatgtataaatactaaATTTATTGCTTAGATTTAAATTATGCACTTGCGCTTTACGTTTCTTTGTTTAAGCATTACAaagtattgtttgttttttttttttttgtactcagaattgaagccaggggtggcACTTTATCACTGTGGTatagcctcagccctttttattatttattttgagacaatgtcttggtaagttgcttagggcctcacaaaattgctgtggctggctttgaacttgtgctcctacTGCCTCAGCGTCCTGGGGTGGATGGGATTCTAGGTGTACGTCACTCTGACCAGTACAATgtatcatttttcaaaaaacaatctTCACATACAATAAATTATAAACTTCTATCCAACTTTTTCAaagattttcttgaaaatttggCAAAAAGTTGTACATATAATTACTCTTTAGCATGATAAATACAGGTGTCTAGCACTTGTTGGAAATTTAAAAGGCTAAGTCAGTTAGACATCCCATGGAAAATATCTCATGGAATTAAGGTGTAGACTAGATTTCTTAAAGTTATTTTCAGTGTGTGGCTATTTTAGGCTCCTTATACTAAAAGGATGCCTATTTCCAATTGATCAACGTCCTATCTGATCCATAGAAGCTATTCCTACAGACACTGAAATATGATAGAAGGCTGAGAATCGCATGCTGGGAATCATGAATTCTGAACATTGCTTTTGGAGGCAATACTTTCTAAGCATGATAGTTAtccacttcatttttttaagtactgaaGTTTGTGATTGAGAACTCCTAAGTTAGCAAGTAGTATGACATTCTATTTTGGGGGGATTTGTGCATGCCAGATTTGTTACTAGAATGATAttcataaacttttaaaatttatttttttctgggagaAAAGTCAtgctgccttttattttttaatcaaatgaaaaattatggaCCTAAAGTTTTTAGGTACAGTTAGATTCTGACTTCTTCCTCATGCTtctaacattatttataatagatgTGTTGTTTTATATTGCGTGcatttacaaatatgtaacaactcccaccattatatataagtataatacatcaataaaaatatagaaaaaagaggCATATTTAGAAGCATAATATCTaatgttctcattttattatGACTCTTTTATGTAGGGCAAAGAAAATACCATCCAAGTTTGTAAAGACCACTCAGAATAAAACTCAAGTCTACCTGGAGTATTAGCTACATGCCAGACTGAGGTTCCTGtaacaaggaaaaacaaaacctgtCTATCATCATTTATAAACTAAGATTCATAGCAAGAAATGACCAAAAGCAACTGGGAGAAAATTGGGGACAAGGTATACTCATTAGGTATTTCACTACAGAAACATGCTTTGTATTATCCCCTGAGTATAACTGGTATTctatttaaaatgtcttattttgatggagtttagaaaacatttctttttccctgaATGGTTGATTACCTGATACAAACCAGGGCACCTCTTTATTTTCAAAGCTTGGTATAAAATGGTTATAACTCAGTTACTGCTCAGAGGCTGGGCAGAATGATGATTTTATGCCTTTAAGCAGAAGCATAATTCCATGCAGAATGAAGGTTTGCCCCCTTTTATggccaaaatttgtttttttccccctcattacCTGCAGTAGCCCTACAAACAAAGGTAGTAATGTGAAACCACCTCTCAGTGCCAATACCAACAGGCAGAAAATAGTGTTCATTCTCTGTGCAAGAGAACGGTTTAAAAAGCAAACTCACTCATTTTAAAGCCTATATTAAAAGTtacaaaatactaacaaaaaaaacccccaaatctcTCAATATATACAGGATCTGCATTTAAAGTATCATAGTAGCTGGATTTACTCTCTTTTTCTGTTGCCTTTATAATTATACTCTTCAAAGTTGTTTAAGTTTGTGATGATTGCATTTCTGTTCCTATATTGCTCCTCCAGGACTTCTTTGGAGGTCCCACCCTAAAAATTGCTTCTACTCAGGGCTGGAAGAGGCAAATAGATGTTATTTGGTATTcctgattttctttccctttccttttattCCACCTGCTATCTGCCCTCATATTATTCTTGGCTGATAGATGAACCTGGGTACTCTCAAGTATGCCATGCATAATGCAGCATAAATTTTCAGCTTAAAACAAGTATACACTGTAGTTTAAATATTTGAACTCTAGTAATGTGGAGAGgctgaaaagaaaatgcaaagagaaCAATGCAGATTTTCTTTACTGCCCCGTGGAGCTCTTGGACCACCTTGCTAAAAACATGTTTGTTCAGTTCAATATGGGGTCAAACTTAACCCAAATTGCTTGGTCCTTGCCCCTACAAAACTTCAGGGCTGTAGCTGACTAGCTGATGGTTTTGATTCCTGGCTCAAATGAAAGATAAACGAGTAAGAGATGTAACCTGGTTTTCTTAGAAGCCAGGGAGCAGAAGCAGTACTGTATTCTGCTGCAACATCAGGAAAACAGGAATAAGTCAATCTTCACCAAATGCCTTTCCAAAGCTGCACTGATTTCCAAATAAACTGTAAATGGTATTTAAATATACTGCCCAATCCctcacttccctttctttcattttcccaaGAGATAAATAATAGGTAGTAACAGAACACTAGACTAATTTGGGGTGTGGATACCCTAGGTTTTGAAGTTACAATCAAAAGTAAGATGGAGGAACAAGAGAGCCCCTTGGTGGCTCAATGTCACAGGCGAGGTGAAATAGGAACAACAAAACTCACTTTGTTGGCTCATGATATGTGGACTCTCATTACGGGAAGAGAGTGAGTGCTCAATGCCTCATTCCTCAAGTAACACTATAAGAAAAGTAGATCAGCAGCTAAGGTCCTGTTCCCCTGTGATGGACActctaaggaaaagaaaagaggcaaATTGCATAGGCTAGGGAAAGAAAATCAAACTGTAATTATTGTAAGAAAGAGTGACTAAGAATAATTCACAAAGCAGATTCCTGGCAGTAGATAATGCAAAAAAATTCTCGGGTTTGCTACCAATCTTGCAGGGTTCAAAACAGGAAGATGTTTATGGAAAGGTGCATGTGGTTATTCCTAAACTGAACTGAACCATATTTTCAATGTGTTTGGTGAGTTATTCACTTAGTGAAATGTTGGTCACCTATAGGTCCTGTGAATAATCACTTGTGTTTTGTTAATGTGAATCACTAAACCCCATTGTGAAGGTGTCCATCAGAAACCACAAAGACTTTTACTGGGATTccttcaagtagctgggattcctTCAAGTAGGGTAAAATAAGTGTATTTGAAAGGTAATTAAGGTAGAAGACTCTATAGttccaatattattttttaaatgggattatAAACCACTCTGGTCTAAACAGTTACATTTGGAGAGactgctttaaaaagaaatgctggaaTGAAGTTCGAAAAGGCAGTTGAGTACCAAATTCTATATTCCTTTACAATCTATACTACAAAGATGAGTACTCCTGGCTGTCTGCATCTGTGTGTtctgcatccatggattcaaccaagaattaataatattcagaaataaaaatgcatctgAGTTGAGTGTGTATGGACTCttccttgtcattattttccTAAATGATACAGTAACAACTGTGTACATAGTGTTTACACAGTTTTAGGAATGATAGGTTATCTGTAATCTGCAGATAATTTAAAGAATATGGGAGGATGTGTTTAGGTTATAAGCAAAAGTTTAACCATTTTATGTAAGAGACTAGAGCATCTACAGGTTGTGATATTCTcctggggtcctggaaccaacaGCCCATGGATACTGAAGGGTGACTGCACATCCAGAGCTTGCTCAGACATGTTAGTGTTTGAATCCTAACCTCTTTGAGTCACTAGCTGTGAGTCCTTGGACAGATTATTTACATTCTTTGGATACCCTCTAATCATTTGTACATGGGAATATAAACTCATCCTTCTTGTTTGGTTGTTTTGgtgagaattaaatggaaaatgtgtAAATCCTGTGATATAAGAAATGCATAGTAGTTACATATTTTCCAATTATGATAACAATATTTAGGACCTTGTACTGGGTATTAttgaaaagtgaataaaatatatgtaacagaATTACCACAAATGCATGCACCTGTGTAGTCACTATCAAGACAGAGTATCCCCAGTGCACCAGGAGCCCCTGCCAAGCCCCACCTGGATGACCCTGTCTTCTCCCCATAAGTAGCCACTCTCTGACCTTAATACAGTGGTGCTCTGCCTGTTCTTGAACTGTATGTGTGGGAATTCACACAACATGCATTTTAACCTATGCATTCTGTTTGTGATATTCCCCATGTGTTGCACCAAGTGATAATTTGTGATTGTTCACCATACAAATATCCCATGATTCGCTATCCCATCTGTTACCAGTGGATACTTAGGCTGGAGACCCATAATGCTGTAATATCCTTTATATCTGCCTGCCTTCTTTTTAAGTGAACTTTTCTTAAGTCATTAGCCTAGGGCATGGAAGATATTATACATCATTAAAACCTCTGGGATTTAAAGGCACAGACtgctttttaaaagcttttgcaGAAAACATTCTATCAGGAGCAGAATACTTAGATTGTACCACTCTGTGTAAAATCTTTAAGTAGAAGGTGGGAGATACTTTAAAAAGATAATCAGAGGAGTGTTTAGAAGTCCCTTAGACTCTTATGAAAAATCAACAATGTTGAAAATACTGGTGAAAATTTCTGACAGAATTTTTGAGAAATGGCAGGCCATATGGGAACTAAATAATAACAGTTGCACCTCTTCTTTTTCCCTATCTCAATCAACTTggaagcttttagtaaaaaaatgaGGTCCAATACAGAGAACACAAAATCAGTTCTAAGACTTTATTGCTGGATGAACAGCCTAATACTTTTAAACTAATAAATgttcaaataaaattcttttaaatttcagcACCTAATCAGGTAAAGTCTGTGAAATTGACTTTCAGTACTGTCTCTTCagtgtgtttatattttttttatttttatttatgcttaCATTTACTAGTTTTCATTACTAGCCACTCTGAGCCTCACGTTCATCATCTACAAAACAGACATAAGACAAGCTATTCATCTTTTCTCAAGAGATCACTATGAAGAGCAAATGAGATGACACATTTGgtaaactttgaaaacattaggACACTGCAGAGATATTATATTTGAACATTAGGCCAGATATTGTTCAGAGTGCTTTTTCTTAAAACTTGTTAGTCTTCAAAACAAATACATGAAGTCGCTTTAGATATTATAACAATGTCAAAACAATTGCATGTTATGATGATCAATTTTCACTGGTTATTGATAAAAGAAGACAAACTTTTAATAGAAACCTGACTCTAAATCACTTTCTTTTATCATCCTCTGTGCAGTCAGTGTGGCCTTTCCTCACCTAAGAAGAAGTGGGAGCTGGGACTGGGCATCAGGTCCCTGGCTTCATTGCAACTCCACCATCATCTGATGAGGTGGAATTTTCTCATATGCCCCAAACAtagtcttcatttataaaataagggtaaaagaataaagtatattctgaaatttaaaaagctttttaattttcctcGACTTATAATTAAATAGGAAGAAGGACATCGTGAAGTTGAAAACATTATTAAATTAgtattaatttcaaatttaaataagtCAAACTAGACACTAATGAAATGTATCCAGGGGAGTTTCTGACTTACTTTATAGAACTAATATATGACACATTGAGTGTGGTAAAAACTGGTAATGTCAttcttatgaaaatattcaaaagtacATCTTTATAAAGAACATGTTTTCCTAAATAGGTTAAGTATTCAGTCATCTCTAAACGTCTCTATTTATAATATTCTATCAATCTTACTTAGCAGTctgtacataattttatttacatatagatGTATAATCACATGTGTATATCCAggtatatgtgtttatatttttttaaatttttatttatacttcaaTTTATCCGTAGCTAAATGATCTATAAAACAGGGATGTCTGGCTTGACAaagttttctcttgttcttttcttagaaggaaggaagaatattacatatataatagaGCTCAGCAACActagtttaaataaataattcacctCAAAACACAATTTTTTGCAATACGACAGTCTCTTCAACATTATGTTTCTAGAttattttacactttaaaaatgtagatCTATTAAATAACTTGGTATACTTCATTTAATAAttcaaatgattattattttctttcagattcctcttaataaaacaaatatcaatGAAAGCTACAATGTTGACCTTAGCCAAAATTATGTTgatttcaattttgtttattttactgcCACTTGGGAGCTATGAGGaacaaaatacaggaaaaaacatatcacaacGCACTCCAGAAGGACtgaaaatgatggaaaataaGTCTATGTctttgctaagtgaagtaaatgCAAATTCAGATAATGTAAATAGAAATGCCTCCCATTCCAAGGCAAGTAATTCCACTCTTTTGGATCCAACCAAAACCTATGGAAAAATAGATTCCAGTGGTAACGTTTCAACAGACAACTTTTCTCAAGATCCAAGACCCATATCCACATTTTCAACAATGCCACCCTTGATTCGTGGCTCTGTTTCTACATTGATCTTGAATTCACCTAAAACTAATGAAAATCTTTTGCCAGTCTCAGCTCGTCCCAGTTTTACACATGCTGTATCATCAGAAAACACGAGTTGGCCTTTGGGCAATGACACCATGAACACCCTTGACAACAGTTCCTCTACAGTTAGCATCCTCCCTCCAGCATCAACTACCAGATCTGTGACCCCCGTGGTAATGGGACCGACTGGATGGCTTACCACAACCAGTGAAAGCTTTGCTGCTTTCACACCCTACCAAGAAAACATAACTCCACAGCCCACCTTAAAATTCACCAATAATTCAAAACTTTTTTCAAATACATCAGATCCTCAAAAAGGTAAATATAaatagatttaattttcttttaatgtgaaaACGAATCTTCAAAACTGTCATATGCATTAGGTTGA
It includes:
- the Muc15 gene encoding mucin-15, with amino-acid sequence MLTLAKIMLISILFILLPLGSYEEQNTGKNISQRTPEGLKMMENKSMSLLSEVNANSDNVNRNASHSKASNSTLLDPTKTYGKIDSSGNVSTDNFSQDPRPISTFSTMPPLIRGSVSTLILNSPKTNENLLPVSARPSFTHAVSSENTSWPLGNDTMNTLDNSSSTVSILPPASTTRSVTPVVMGPTGWLTTTSESFAAFTPYQENITPQPTLKFTNNSKLFSNTSDPQKENKNTGVVFGAILGAILGASLLSLVGYLLCGKRKMDSFSHRRLYDDRNEPVLRLDNAPEPYDVSFGNSSYYNPTVNDSSVPESRENAHDGIPMDDIPPLRTSV